The sequence below is a genomic window from Polaribacter vadi.
AAAATTACCAATTTGATTTCCAGAAATTCCATCAGAATTTTCACAAGTATAAAAATCGCTTATAGTGCCTAAAGAAACGAAACGAGCTGTAACAGTAAAAGAAGTGGTTTCAAAACATCCATTTTGATTTATAACTTTTACAAAAATTCCTTGATTCGGAATTGAATTATTAAAGTTTTCTGGATTTAAAATTCGATTATTATCGTTATTTAGATCTGTCTGGTTTTCATAGAAATACAATGTTTCATCTAAACTGGGATTTGTGATTTTTTGTTTTATAGTATATAAATTAAAAGTTGATAAGCCATCCATGTTATCATCACATTCTACAATTTCTTGATTAGATTTTAAACTTGGCAAAGAATAAACCTCTACTGTTTTGTAAATTGATATTTTTGAATTATTAACAGTTAAAATAGCTTTCACATTATAGTTTCCTGGTGCTGAATATATATGTTTAACATTTATGCCATTTGCAAAGGTTCCATCTCCAAAATCCCAATCGATATTTGTAATGTTTGAATAAGAATCCGCAGAAAAAGAAAACTCATCAACTAAACATTTGTTTTCAGTTATAATTCTTGAAGCAAAATAAGACTGAATAAAATTAGGCAGACCTTTGGAGCTAAAACCAGGACTTACGCTTTGAGAATCATGCGCATAATTAGCACCTTCTCCTACAATTTCAGGATTATTAATAACACCAATTTTAGAAGATGGAATTAAATTACCATCACTATCGTTTTCGGAAAGTGCAGCATATATTTTTCCATTTGGAGCCAATTGCAAAGAACCTGGAGCGTATTTTGAAGATTGGAAAATAATTTTACCAATTGGTGGATAATCAAATCCAGTAAGAGGTTCAGACATTTTATGCTGTAATATGGCATAAGAAAATGATCCTCCAAAAAAAGCAGTAGAAATATATAGCAGTTCAGAACTCTGAGAAAATTCTACCCCAAAAGCTCCAAAACCAGAACCAAAATCAATCTTTAGTCCAATAATATTATTACTTTTTACAATTCCTGTTTCTGAATCAAAATCGAAAACATATACTGTAAAAGCAAAACTAATTACCACAATTTTTTTTGAATCTGGACTAACTTTCATTTGCCCTTTATTTGATCTAAAATCCTCAACTGTGCTGCTTATAGGAGCATTAGAAACTCCTGTTTCATCAATTTTAAAATTCAAAAAAGTATCTACAGTAGCATCTGCATCTATTTTACCAACTGAAATTAGCCAAATAGATTTTCCGTCTTTATGATGTACAGCTGTTAGTCTTTCTGATGTAAATCTTCTTAAATTAATATTTTTATTGATTATTTTTCCTAAAGGGTATGTGTTTGAAATTTCAATTTCAGAATAATGAAGTCCAGCTTGTGGGTCTTGTACACCATCAGAATTTGTGCTTTGATTTTTTGTTGAAAAAACGTAATAAATTAAATCACTATTTGGTTTTGGAATAATAATAGTAGACTGTGTATTATTTTTATCACCAAACAAATTATCACCATTTTCCATAATTTGATGATTTTTGTTCCAAACTGTCTCACCATTTGTGTAAAAAAGTAAATTACCATTAGTATCAGAAATTGATGCAGATCCTTGTGGAGTATTCATTGCACTGTTTTCTAAAACTTTAATTTTACCATCTTTAAAATTAAAAGCAGCATTGTTACCAAAATACCAATTTAAAGTCTCATTTTGAGCGAAAAGCCCCAATGAAAATAAAAGGACTAAAATGGAAACATAATTTTTCATTTTTTTGTTTCTTTAGAATACTATTTCTAATTTTTTTTTAAAGAACTCTATGAAATTTGTTTTTATAATACTATCAATTTCTAATTAAACTAAAATTTCCAGATTGTTTAATAACGTTATCATCTATATCAATAATTTCTGCTTTAAACCAATAATTGTTGGTCATTAATAATTTTCCATTATAGGTTCCATCCCATCCTAGAGAATTAAAATCTGTTATAGATCCTATAATTTTTCCATATCTATCAAAAATATAAACATTTACAGATTTAAAACTTGTAGCTGTTAAACCTTTAATATTCCAAAAATCATTGTTTCCATCTCCATTTGGTGTAAAGAATTTTTTAAAACCAATTACAGAAACGTTTGTTTGTATTGGTTCTTCACAATCATTAAGATCTTTTACATAAACTGTTCTTAAACCAGCTTCAACATTTGTAAATGTAAATGATGTTCCATTTCCAAAAAAGCTTGTATTGTCTAAAGAAAATTCATAATTGCTGTTACCATTAACATTTAATGTAATTGTGTTGTTTCTTTCATCTTCTGTGTTTACATCTATTTGAGAGAAAGTTGCAATATCAGGATTTACAACAGCAAAATCATTTCTAACAGAACACATTAAACCATTTTCAGATTTATATACTGTTAACGAGTATTCTCCAATGGAACTTAAAATAAAATCTTTATTTATACTTACAATAGTTTCACTACTATCTCTCCATTCAAAACGATTGTTAGCAGCATCTGCACTAATAATAACGGGTGGTTTTAAACTTGGATTGTAACAAATTGTATAAGAGTCTTGTAAATTTATGTTAAGGCTAGTGTTTACAGTTAAATTTATGGGTTCTATACCTCCACAACCTGAATTATTATCAATTCTTAAATATATTATTGTTGTTGTAGATGTAAAGTTTAATGGTAATTCATTTTTTGTTGTTAAAGCATCTGTCAGATTTTTATAAAATCTCAACTTCGATGCTCGAGTAACATTAAACATAGATCTTATTTCTAATTCTTTTATCTTTAAATCGAACAAACCTTCTGAATTATTCAGAATATCATCAGAATTTTCACAAACAAACATTGGAGGAATGTTTCCTAGATCTACATAAGTGGTTCTAATAAAAAAATTACTAACATTTACACAACCATTTTCACTTATAGCTCTTATAAAGAGTTCTTGAGGATTGCTTTCGTTTTCAAAATTCTCAGGATTTGGAATTCTATCAATATCATTTTGAGCATTTGCTAACGATTTATAAAAATATAGTTCGTGTTCGAGACTTGGATTTGTTATTTTTTCTTCAATATCAAACAAATCAAAAATATCAACTCCATCATTGCTAATGTCACATTGCTCAAGCGTTTGATTTGGTTTTAACTCAGGAAGAGGAAAAACTATTATATTTTTATAAACAGAATTTACTGTATTATTTATAGTAATATCTGCTTTTACTAAATAACTTCCAGCTGTTAAATATTGATGACTAGGTTTCATTTGATTAGAAGTATTACCATCACCAAAATCCCACAAAATATTTGTTACAGGTGCATAAGCATCAATTTCGAAATTAAAAGTATCGAAAACACATTTGTTTTCAGTAATAATTCTATTTCTTAAATACGATTGAATAAAATTTGGTAATCCTTTAAAAGATGCTCCAGTTTGTAAATCTTCGGATAAATGATTAATTGTTGGGTTTAAGTCTTCAGGATTTTCAATAATTGTAATTTGTGTTGAGGAAGAAATAGAGTTTTCATTTTGAACATAAGTAGATACATAAATCTTTCCATTGCTACCTAATTGTAAACTACCAAAATAAACTTCTGAAGATCTAAATAATTGTTTTTTTGGATTAAAAAGAGGGTCAGTTGGAAAAGGGTTTTCTAATAAAAATTGATTAATACTGCTATAACTAAGAGGAATAACATCTGCAGTGTAGTATAGTATTTTAGAATCTTGAGAAAACTCTAATCCATAAGCAGATTTAGGATTAAAAAGAGCAGTGGTTGTAAATATTTTTTCTCTTAAAATAATTTCTCCTGTTTCATTATTAAAATAGTACAAATCAATATTTGTGTTTCCATAATCTGCAACAGCTACGTGTTTTCCATCAGGAGAAACTTTCATAGCACCAATTTTAGATGTTGTTTCTTCTTGAGCTGTAACTATGGGTGCATTTAATCCTGTTTCATCAATTTTATATAGTGTAAAAGTATTTATAGGTGTGCCTTCAATTCTTGCAATTGGTCCAAAAACAATAAGCCAAATAGATTTTCCATCTGCATGATGAACTGCTGTTATTTTCTCTGATGCAGAATCTCTAATAGCCTGAAATTTATATAAAACTCTACCTAAAGGATATTGGCTTGTAATTTCAACTTCAGATAAGAAAATTCCTTCAGATACAATAGGATTTGTAGAAGATGTTGTTTTGGTTGTAAAAATATAAAAACGTTCATCTGAACCAGGTTTGGGAATAATAATAGAAGTTTGGGTGTTTTCGATAGTTGTTGCTAAACCATCACCATTTTCCATTATTTCGTGGTTTTTATTAAAAACTGTTTTTCCATTTGTGTAAAAAAGTAAATTTCCTTCTCTATCAGAAATTGAAGAGCAACCTGCAGGAGTATTCATTTCTCCATCAGTTAGAATATTAGTTCTTGGATTTTTAAAGTTGATGCCAGCTCTATTTCCAAAATACCAATTATCAGCTTCTCTTTGAGCATTAATACTTAGAGATATCAGTATAAAAAAGAAGACGACAAAAGTTTTCATAATTTATTGTTTCCTCAAAAGTGAAAAGTTTCCTTTTTTATTGATGGTTGGTTTTGTGGTATCAGCAGGAATTAATGTAATATTGAACCAATAATCATCAGATGGTAATAATTTACCTTGATACATTCCATTCCAACCTTGGCTATCTATTGGTTCTTGTGCTACTAATTTTCCATATCTGTTAAAAATATTGATGCTCACATTTGGATAAAAATCTTTGTTAGCGCCTTTTACAATCCAAGTGTCGTTTTTTCCATCACCATTTGGTGTAAAGAATTTAGGAAACTGAATTACAGAAACTAACAACATTTCATCTGGTGCACAACCATTTTTATCGTTTACAATTATTTGATACACACCACCTTCTAAGTTTTCAAAAAGCGGTTCATCTTGAAAACCGATGATTGGAATTCTTGAATTATCATCTGTATTAATAACTGCAAACTGATAGTCTCCAGGACCTAAATTGTTTGTAATTGTATCTATTGAAATCGATAAATTATCTTCACTACCAATGTTATTGCCTTCATCTATAATTGTAATAAAACTGCGCTCTAAAATAGCTGGATTGGATTCGTTAACAACAATATTTTCTGTTCTTTCACACAAAGTACCATCAGTAGTAGTTGCAGTAACTGTATAGGTTCCACCACTTGTAATGTTTATATTATCTCTAGAAACTGTGTTTAGAACAGTTCCATTTTCATCTTGCCAAATGTAAGTGTAGACATCTCTTGCATTTTCTGCAGCAATGTTTAAAGGCAAATCATTTAAACATAAAATTTGAGGTGTTGTCACTGTAAAATCGGGTAATGTGTTGATGATAACATCAAAAGTGGCATCATCATTAACACAAAGCGTATTTTTATTTTCAATACGAACAAAAATAGTTTCTGTAGTATTTGTATTTTGATAAGGAGAAATAATGGCATCAGTTCCAGCACTTGCATCTGCTTGCGAGTTATGGAAAGTAACATTAAAATCGTTTGGACTTTGAGTTGCTCCTAAAATTTCAGTTATTTTACTATCTAAATCGATATTTTGAATAATTCCATTGGCATCATCACCATCTAAAGCATTATCACAATAGGCTAAATTGGTTGGTACCTCAAAAACGGGTTCAGGGTTTACAATTACATCAAAATTAGAAATTCCGTTTGCACATTGTGTATCATCATTAAAAATACGCACAAAAATTGTTTCTCTATTTGGAGTGCTATTTGAATATGGAGAACTTAAAGGATTATCTCCATTTCTAGCTTCAGCCAAAGATCTATGATACGTAACTGTATGCGTATTTGGGTCTTGAGTGCCTAAAATACCAGCAGTTTGAGAATTTAAATCAATAGATTGTGAAAAACCATTTCTTGCAGAACCATCGGAATTTTCATCACAAATTTCTAAATCATCAACAAAATTGGCAATTGGAATAGGATTTACAACCACATTAAACGAAGTATGATCTGTAAAACAAGCAGTTGCGTTATTAATAACTCTCACAAAAATTGGTTGCGAATCACGAGTTGTATTTGCAAAAGGTGATGTTTGAGCATTATCTCCAGTATTGGCATCAGCTGCAGAAAGGTGATAGGTTACTGTAAAATCAGCAGGGTTTTGCCCATTTAAAATACCAGCAGTTTGGGATTCTAAATCAAAAGATTGTACAATTCCATTGGTTTCATCACCATCAATGGCATTATCACAAAGTTCTAAATCTGGAACATTTTCAGCTTTAGGAACTGTATTTGTTTTTAAATATAATTCACCAGTTCCAGAACAGTTATTGTTGTTTTTATTGGTGATTTTAAAATAAATAGTTTGTCTTGTAACATCTGAAGGAAAATTGATGTTTCTGTAATTTCCAATGTCAGGAATTTCATTTACAACAGCAGTTCTATCTGCTCTAGTTTCAAAATAAGAGATTTCTAAATCTGGTTGTAAAAGAGGAGGGAAGAATGCTAAAATTTCAGCATTAGCTTCCCTAAAATCGAAGTTTGTAATTCCATCAGTATCATTATTTGCAGGACCATTTGTGCCATCAGTTTGTAAAAAATCGTCACAAACAGCATCAAATTCTTTGTTGTAAGCCACATCTGCAGCAGCTTCTACTTCTAAATTTATTTTAGAAATTCGGTAACAATCTTCAGAGGAAATAGTTCTTACCCAAGCTTCTCCATTTTGATTTACAGGATAACGTAATTCATCTGTAACCAAAGGAGTTCCTGCAATTGCATCTGCTTCAGTAGCAAAATATTGGAAAGTTTCATTGGCAGAATTTGTAGAAATACTAATTTCTGCTTCTGTAAGATTTACAGTCGATATTCTGTCTAAATCATCATCACATTGCAATAAATCTACTTCTGCAGTTACAATTGGTAAAGGATCAACAACTAGTTCTAAAGTTGCATCTGCATCATAACAATCAGTATTGTCTTTATTTTCTACTCTTACATAAACTGTTTGAGAGTTCGTAACAGAATAGTTCGCATTTTTATCTATAATTGTTGTAGCATCATTTATATCTGCACCAATTTTAGTTGTGTGATATGTAATATTATATTGATTATGATCTAAAGTTCCATAAATTTCAGAATGTTTTGTGTTTAACAGAAATGTATTTACAACACCATCAGTATCTGAACCACTTTCTAAATCATCACAAATTCTATAAGGTTCTGGTTGTGTAGGAATTGGTAAATCTGTAACAGCTAAAGTAAAATTTGTAATTTCAAAACAAGCATCGATAGCTTTTTTGTTGTGCACTCTAGCAAATATTGTCTCAGAACTAAAAGCTGTAGGGTTTGTATATACTTTTGGTAAAGCCTCTGAATTGGATAAAGCATTTGCTTTAGAAGTAAAATAAAGTACTTCAAAAGTATCAGGATCTAAACCATTCAAAATTTCATTGTTTTTAAGAGTCTCTAAATCAAAAGAGTTAAAACCATCTCTGTCAGTATCACAAAAAACAATATTTGCAGGTTGTGTAGCAACTGCAGCATCAAAAACTTCTATGTTAAAGGCTCCATTATATTCTATATTATTTCCACAGTTATCTTCTAAAGTAATTTTTAATGTATAATTTCCTGTATTTGCTACCTTTTGTAGATTGGTTAAAATTAAATTCGGATCTGTAGAAATCTCTTCTGCACGAACACCATCACTATAAGTCCAGCTATACGTTTTATTGACTCCTTCAACTTCTTGAGAAAGTATAGTTTTATCTTCACCTACACAAAATTTTAAATTTTGATTATTTAAAGAAGCATTGGTTACAGCATCTGTAATTTCAATCTCAAGAAAGAAAGATTGTATAAAAGGAGGTAATCCTTCTGTAGAGATTCTGGTATTTAAAAAAAGACCATTTTCTTCGAAACCAATTTCATTAGTAGTTCTATCACTAAAATCGTTTTCAGGATAATTAATAACTCCTAAATAATTTTGGCGACTTCTAGCATAATAAATTTTTCCATTTGCAGCTAACTGAAGAGCTCCTCTATAACCAGCACTTGTATCGTAAATCAATTTTGCACTTGCATTTATGTCAGAAATATTTCTAGAATCTAAACTAAACTGCCAAATAGATGAATATTGAGGAGAGTTTCTGTTGCCATTATTGTCTAATTGACTATGTACACCTGTTGAAATGTATAATTTTTTACTATCTCTAGAAAATTCGACACCATAACCATTACCAATGTTATTTCTTATAGAGCCACCATTTGTAATTTTTCCATTTAATGCATTAAAATCAAAAATATATGTTCCAGAATTGGCACTTGCATTTACAAGCGTTTTACCATCAGGAGATATTTTTAAATAACCTCTTAAATTGTCTAAATTATTGTTATGATTAGAAGTTATAGGAGAGTTTACTACACCATTTTTATCAATGAGATAAGCGTAAAAATTATTTCTATCAGAAGTTATTACCCAAAATGTATTACAATCACTACCTCTAACAGCCGTAATTTTTTCTCTAGATAAACCAGACGAAATTAATGGAGTGTTTTTCGTAGTAACTGCTCCTAAACCATTATTAAGTCTCATATCTACTATGGAAAAAGCAACTCCATTTCCATCAGTATCAAGTGTTTGTTGATTTCCAACAGTAAAAATATAGTAAATATTATTGTCTAAGGGTTTTGGAACAATTATAGCAGATTGTGCACTTGAAGAGTTTCCTAATAATCCAGTACCACTCATCATAACTCCATCATTCCTATCATAAACAATTGAACCATCTGTGTAAAATTGTAATTCGCCATTTGCATTTGAAATAGAAGCAGAACCTTCATCAGTAGAAAGTCCTCCATTTAGAAAATTGGGTGGGTTTGTGGTAAAATCTAAACCAGCATTTTCACCAAAAAACCAATAGTTAGCTTCTTTTTGAGAAAATATATTTAATGTAAAAAAAATGATTAAAACTAGAAATAATTTCTTCATTTAATATTGTTTGAATAATTTATGTCAAATATATTTAAAAAGGTTAAGAAGTTAGGGTTTTTAACATTCTTAAATAAAGCAATAATTTAAAGATTTTTCAAAAGACTGTAACAAATACTAAATTTATGCTACATATATATAAAATTATATTTCTTATCCTAAAAAAAAATAACGAAATTGCTTGTCTAAAAATTGTTCAACCTTAAAAACTAAAAATATGTCTGATGATTTTGATTTGTTAGAAACGAACTCTAACCAAAAAACTGAAAAAGTAGAAGTAAACTGGGGTAAAGCTGTAGATTCCATGAAATCTAAATTGGCACAAGAGGAAGATCCAGAAAAACGCCAAAAAATTCTAAATGCTACATTAGATGATGTTGTGCAGATGGCCGAAAAAGATAGAACTACACTTTTAGACGCTATAAAAGATCTAACAGATTATCAAGATGAAGTGGGCATTATGTTCGAGAAATTTTCGTCATTAAATCCTGCTGAACAAAAAGTAATCGATGATGCTCAGAAAGAATTAGAGAGAGCTAGAATAGAATTAGAAGACGCTCAAAACAAACCAGACACTTGGTGGAATAATTTGTGGGGAAGGAAATCTAAAATCAAAAAAGAAGAGCAGGAATTTGCAGAAGCAGAAAAAACACGATCAGGAGCAGACAATAAAGCAAAAGCATTATTTCAACAAAGAATAGAAAGTGCAGATATACAAACACTTTTAGGTGAATTATCTTTTAAATCTCAAGCTGCTGTAAATCGATTAAAAAACAGAGAAGTTGAAATTAAAGAAGTTGAAGAAAAGTTGAAAATGGCAATTGTAGAAGCTTCTAAAAATCATACAAAAGCATTAGAAAAGAAAAAAGAAACTGAAGATAAATTAGAAGAGCAATATGCTTTGTTAAAACAATCTCGCCAAGAATTAGATGAAATTGCAGACAAACAATCCACAGCATATTCAGAGGCAATTGGAAAAGTAACCACAATTGAGCAAAAAGTTGAGGAATTAGAAGGTTTAAAAAATGCTTACACAACGTTGGCTGCAAGTAAAGATAGTTTTGTGCATAAACACAATTTAACGATTAAAGTTTTAACTTCTTTACGTTCAAATTTGCAAACTCATAGAGCAAAACTAAAGTCAGATACAGAAGAGCGTTTAAAATATTATGATGGTTATGTTGTGGCTTTAAAAGCAAGAACAGATCAAGAATTTGCAGCAATTTTGGAGCATTTAGGAGTAAAAACAGATGAGCATATTGGAGCTACTTTAGCATCTATGCACTCTGCAAGTGCAAGAGCTCGTCAAGAAATGATGGATAATATTCCTGTTCACGAAAAAGTTATGAATGGGGTTTATAGTACGTATGCAGAGGCTTTACAGGAAATTAGAGAAAAGGATTCTGACATACAAAAGAATTTTGCAGACAGATATGGAATTGATATGAAAGAGATTTTTGAGGACTATTATAAAGCAGATAAGGAAGCTTCAAATTTAGATGTGGATAAAACTCCAGAAACTCCAAAGAAAGATATTTCTAATGACGATATGTTAAGCTAATCTTTCTGTAAAGATGTAATAATTCAAGTTATATGTTTATTAAAACTATATAATTTTTAGGGCGTTTCCCTGATGAAAAATCAGGGTCAGGCTTTCCATTATATCTTTTTTCAGAAAAGAAAAAAGGATGTCATTTCAATCCTTAACGCAACAGCATTTTTGAAAATGTATTTATTTTTTAAAGTTACAGATGTTATTTGATTTTTATATTTATAAAATATAAATATAAAATATAATTATTTGTTATATTTGTATAAAATTAATTTAAAATGGCAACATTCACATCTTCGTTACCTGATAGTTTATTAGATAAATTATCAGTTTTAGCAAAAGAATTAAAACTTCCTAAAAATAGGCTTATAGAAAATGCTTTAGAGTTATACTTAGAGCAAATAGAAAAAGCGAGTTATATAAAATCGTATAAACAAGCTGCTACAGATGAAGATATTTTAAAAGTTGCAGAAGAAGGGGTGCAAGAATACTTTACTGCTATCAATGATACAGAAACTAACTAATGAAGCAAGGCGAAATTTGGGAATTGTATTTAAATCCTACAAAAGGCAGTGAGCAAAATGGAAGAAGACCTGCTGTAATTATTAGTGGCGATATGTTAAACAAATATTTACAAGTGGTAATTGTTTGTCCGTTAACAACGAGCATCAAAAATTACAAAGGAAATTTAATTTTAAAACCAAATGCAAAAAATGGTTTATCTAAAATTTCTGAAGTTTTAACCTTTCACGTTCGTTCGGTTTCTAAAACAAGATTGGAGCAAAAAATTGGTGAGATTCCGTTAAAAGATATTGAAGTTATCAAAAAAACCTTAAATGATATTTTGAAGTATTAAATATGATTACAACTCCATTAGATTCTGCTATTTTAAACTCTAAAGAGCAATACATTTTTTACCATAAAATGGTCGATTTTGCTCTGAAAGAAATTATTGTGAGCATGCAACAAAAGAATTTGTGTACACAACAAGAATTAATTTTCTTCAAACAATATTCAGATTTATTGTTGTATTCTATTGAGGCAATGCGTATTAAATATATGTATGATGAAGAAGATAATATGAAAGTAGATTTAACAGACTCTGGTTTTCCTAATTATTTGGAGTTTCGATTTCTGTTTAATGATTTAGAGTTAAGAGAACAGCATTTAGACAAATTAGTGGATACAGATGCTTTAAAAGAACAATTTTTAGATACACTTTTACGTAAAAAAGAATCAATTA
It includes:
- a CDS encoding T9SS type B sorting domain-containing protein translates to MKNYVSILVLLFSLGLFAQNETLNWYFGNNAAFNFKDGKIKVLENSAMNTPQGSASISDTNGNLLFYTNGETVWNKNHQIMENGDNLFGDKNNTQSTIIIPKPNSDLIYYVFSTKNQSTNSDGVQDPQAGLHYSEIEISNTYPLGKIINKNINLRRFTSERLTAVHHKDGKSIWLISVGKIDADATVDTFLNFKIDETGVSNAPISSTVEDFRSNKGQMKVSPDSKKIVVISFAFTVYVFDFDSETGIVKSNNIIGLKIDFGSGFGAFGVEFSQSSELLYISTAFFGGSFSYAILQHKMSEPLTGFDYPPIGKIIFQSSKYAPGSLQLAPNGKIYAALSENDSDGNLIPSSKIGVINNPEIVGEGANYAHDSQSVSPGFSSKGLPNFIQSYFASRIITENKCLVDEFSFSADSYSNITNIDWDFGDGTFANGINVKHIYSAPGNYNVKAILTVNNSKISIYKTVEVYSLPSLKSNQEIVECDDNMDGLSTFNLYTIKQKITNPSLDETLYFYENQTDLNNDNNRILNPENFNNSIPNQGIFVKVINQNGCFETTSFTVTARFVSLGTISDFYTCENSDGISGNQIGNFNGRAIATSIKNQLGISDRTSLKFYPSYIEAQTNTNELIGAFSSKTATIFVKAQEADFSCGGIQSFNVIVNPDPIINLQDTYSICFNPSLKPPVIISADASNDRYEWRNSQGSIISVSKDFILDTVGEFSLTAYKAENGLLCSNSKTFVVENPEKAIFTNIEVNTEDETNNIVTVSIEGNSTYEFSLDNVNFSGNSTMFTFNNVEAGLRTIYVRDINNCEELIFTEVAVIGFKEYFTPNDDGKNDYWNICGLNETSFRSINVRIFDRYGKLIHQITNFTSLGWDGTYNSEKLIANNYWFKADIIDKDNNLISKTGYFSLIRN
- a CDS encoding T9SS type B sorting domain-containing protein, producing the protein MKTFVVFFFILISLSINAQREADNWYFGNRAGINFKNPRTNILTDGEMNTPAGCSSISDREGNLLFYTNGKTVFNKNHEIMENGDGLATTIENTQTSIIIPKPGSDERFYIFTTKTTSSTNPIVSEGIFLSEVEITSQYPLGRVLYKFQAIRDSASEKITAVHHADGKSIWLIVFGPIARIEGTPINTFTLYKIDETGLNAPIVTAQEETTSKIGAMKVSPDGKHVAVADYGNTNIDLYYFNNETGEIILREKIFTTTALFNPKSAYGLEFSQDSKILYYTADVIPLSYSSINQFLLENPFPTDPLFNPKKQLFRSSEVYFGSLQLGSNGKIYVSTYVQNENSISSSTQITIIENPEDLNPTINHLSEDLQTGASFKGLPNFIQSYLRNRIITENKCVFDTFNFEIDAYAPVTNILWDFGDGNTSNQMKPSHQYLTAGSYLVKADITINNTVNSVYKNIIVFPLPELKPNQTLEQCDISNDGVDIFDLFDIEEKITNPSLEHELYFYKSLANAQNDIDRIPNPENFENESNPQELFIRAISENGCVNVSNFFIRTTYVDLGNIPPMFVCENSDDILNNSEGLFDLKIKELEIRSMFNVTRASKLRFYKNLTDALTTKNELPLNFTSTTTIIYLRIDNNSGCGGIEPINLTVNTSLNINLQDSYTICYNPSLKPPVIISADAANNRFEWRDSSETIVSINKDFILSSIGEYSLTVYKSENGLMCSVRNDFAVVNPDIATFSQIDVNTEDERNNTITLNVNGNSNYEFSLDNTSFFGNGTSFTFTNVEAGLRTVYVKDLNDCEEPIQTNVSVIGFKKFFTPNGDGNNDFWNIKGLTATSFKSVNVYIFDRYGKIIGSITDFNSLGWDGTYNGKLLMTNNYWFKAEIIDIDDNVIKQSGNFSLIRN
- a CDS encoding T9SS type B sorting domain-containing protein codes for the protein MKKLFLVLIIFFTLNIFSQKEANYWFFGENAGLDFTTNPPNFLNGGLSTDEGSASISNANGELQFYTDGSIVYDRNDGVMMSGTGLLGNSSSAQSAIIVPKPLDNNIYYIFTVGNQQTLDTDGNGVAFSIVDMRLNNGLGAVTTKNTPLISSGLSREKITAVRGSDCNTFWVITSDRNNFYAYLIDKNGVVNSPITSNHNNNLDNLRGYLKISPDGKTLVNASANSGTYIFDFNALNGKITNGGSIRNNIGNGYGVEFSRDSKKLYISTGVHSQLDNNGNRNSPQYSSIWQFSLDSRNISDINASAKLIYDTSAGYRGALQLAANGKIYYARSRQNYLGVINYPENDFSDRTTNEIGFEENGLFLNTRISTEGLPPFIQSFFLEIEITDAVTNASLNNQNLKFCVGEDKTILSQEVEGVNKTYSWTYSDGVRAEEISTDPNLILTNLQKVANTGNYTLKITLEDNCGNNIEYNGAFNIEVFDAAVATQPANIVFCDTDRDGFNSFDLETLKNNEILNGLDPDTFEVLYFTSKANALSNSEALPKVYTNPTAFSSETIFARVHNKKAIDACFEITNFTLAVTDLPIPTQPEPYRICDDLESGSDTDGVVNTFLLNTKHSEIYGTLDHNQYNITYHTTKIGADINDATTIIDKNANYSVTNSQTVYVRVENKDNTDCYDADATLELVVDPLPIVTAEVDLLQCDDDLDRISTVNLTEAEISISTNSANETFQYFATEADAIAGTPLVTDELRYPVNQNGEAWVRTISSEDCYRISKINLEVEAAADVAYNKEFDAVCDDFLQTDGTNGPANNDTDGITNFDFREANAEILAFFPPLLQPDLEISYFETRADRTAVVNEIPDIGNYRNINFPSDVTRQTIYFKITNKNNNNCSGTGELYLKTNTVPKAENVPDLELCDNAIDGDETNGIVQSFDLESQTAGILNGQNPADFTVTYHLSAADANTGDNAQTSPFANTTRDSQPIFVRVINNATACFTDHTSFNVVVNPIPIANFVDDLEICDENSDGSARNGFSQSIDLNSQTAGILGTQDPNTHTVTYHRSLAEARNGDNPLSSPYSNSTPNRETIFVRIFNDDTQCANGISNFDVIVNPEPVFEVPTNLAYCDNALDGDDANGIIQNIDLDSKITEILGATQSPNDFNVTFHNSQADASAGTDAIISPYQNTNTTETIFVRIENKNTLCVNDDATFDVIINTLPDFTVTTPQILCLNDLPLNIAAENARDVYTYIWQDENGTVLNTVSRDNINITSGGTYTVTATTTDGTLCERTENIVVNESNPAILERSFITIIDEGNNIGSEDNLSISIDTITNNLGPGDYQFAVINTDDNSRIPIIGFQDEPLFENLEGGVYQIIVNDKNGCAPDEMLLVSVIQFPKFFTPNGDGKNDTWIVKGANKDFYPNVSINIFNRYGKLVAQEPIDSQGWNGMYQGKLLPSDDYWFNITLIPADTTKPTINKKGNFSLLRKQ
- a CDS encoding microtubule-binding protein; this encodes MSDDFDLLETNSNQKTEKVEVNWGKAVDSMKSKLAQEEDPEKRQKILNATLDDVVQMAEKDRTTLLDAIKDLTDYQDEVGIMFEKFSSLNPAEQKVIDDAQKELERARIELEDAQNKPDTWWNNLWGRKSKIKKEEQEFAEAEKTRSGADNKAKALFQQRIESADIQTLLGELSFKSQAAVNRLKNREVEIKEVEEKLKMAIVEASKNHTKALEKKKETEDKLEEQYALLKQSRQELDEIADKQSTAYSEAIGKVTTIEQKVEELEGLKNAYTTLAASKDSFVHKHNLTIKVLTSLRSNLQTHRAKLKSDTEERLKYYDGYVVALKARTDQEFAAILEHLGVKTDEHIGATLASMHSASARARQEMMDNIPVHEKVMNGVYSTYAEALQEIREKDSDIQKNFADRYGIDMKEIFEDYYKADKEASNLDVDKTPETPKKDISNDDMLS
- a CDS encoding ribbon-helix-helix domain-containing protein is translated as MATFTSSLPDSLLDKLSVLAKELKLPKNRLIENALELYLEQIEKASYIKSYKQAATDEDILKVAEEGVQEYFTAINDTETN